One segment of Panicum virgatum strain AP13 chromosome 1K, P.virgatum_v5, whole genome shotgun sequence DNA contains the following:
- the LOC120642399 gene encoding uncharacterized protein LOC120642399 codes for MALLASTTVPEVELKMDNNVPHAIKLVMAMSSASPELTVGEHNKKLMISRSTLWILAVYRPSVFILFSAGTVYATRGWDYQWCLPVALLSIYQAAVMFALGHLALFVPRTPFAVCEALDEVGFKEIGLGVIISSAIVVLFFYNQPWVLVTWAGLLAALIAAVLKLWLCLVRVYGNELDS; via the coding sequence ATGGCTCTGTTGGCATCCACTACTGTCCCAGAAGTAGAGCTGAAGATGGACAACAACGTGCCCCATGCTATTAAGCTAGTAATGGCAATGTCGTCGGCGTCGCCGGAATTGACGGTTGGGGAACACAACAAGAAGTTGATGATAAGCCGTTCTACGCTGTGGATACTTGCTGTCTACAGGCCATCTGTTTTCATTCTCTTCTCAGCAGGAACCGTCTACGCCACTAGGGGCTGGGACTACCAATGGTGCCTGCCAGTTGCCTTGCTGTCCATCTACCAGGCGGCGGTGATGTTCGCACTTGGGCACCTGGCCCTCTTTGTGCCCCGGACACCCTTTGCGGTGTGTGAAGCTCTCGATGAGGTTGGTTTCAAGGAGATTGGCTTGGGTGTCATCATCAGCTCTGCCATAGTGGTACTCTTCTTCTATAACCAGCCATGGGTGTTGGTCACCTGGGCTGGTCTTTTGGCTGCCCTTATAGCCGCTGTCCTTAAGTTATGGCTCTGCCTTGTTCGGGTGTACGGAAATGAATTAGACTCCTAG
- the LOC120657753 gene encoding uncharacterized protein LOC120657753, producing MVMGKARSGKAEAARCRRHPRQRQQGAGVCASCLRDRLAHLSLSASLPSVVRGDEEDDGFDEEGASSCSEASTAYSSEGSSAASSGRASPAPEPAFHDEMRRAPRVSLLMRHERVVGDADAVAAFLQARREQRRRTATSFWAKLLQATRGGGGGGKKEAACSLAARAETLQERGAAAKWVLF from the coding sequence ATGGTGATGGGCAAGGCGAGGTCGGgcaaggcggaggcggcgcggtgcCGGCGCCACCCGCGGCAACGGCAGCAGGGGGCGGGCGTCTGCGCGTCCTGCCTGCGGGACCGCCTCGCCCACCTGTCCCTCTCGGCGTCGCTGCCCTCCGTCGtgcgcggcgacgaggaggacgatggGTTCGACGAGGAGGGGGCGTCGTCCTGCTCGGAGGCGTCCACGGCCTACTCCTCCGAGGGCTCCAGCGCCGCGTCGTCGGGGCGCGCCAGCCCCGCGCCCGAGCCGGCGTTCCACGACGAGATGAGGCGCGCGCCGCGGGTGTCGCTGCTCATGCGCCACGAGCGGGTCGTCGGggacgccgacgccgtcgccgcgttCCTGCAGGCGaggagggagcagaggaggaggacggccacCAGCTTCTGGGCCAAGCTGCTGCAGGccacgcggggcggcggcggaggagggaagAAGGAGGCGGCGTGCTCGCTGGCGGCGCGCGCCGAGACGCTCCAGGAGAGGGGCGCCGCGGCCAAGTGGGTCCTCTTCTGA